Proteins from one Mycobacterium adipatum genomic window:
- the rph gene encoding ribonuclease PH, translating to MSRREDGRLDDELRPVVITRGFTSHPAGSVLVQFGQTRVMCTASVTEGVPRWRKGTGQGWLTAEYAMLPAATHERSGRESVKGKVGGRTQEISRLVGRSLRACIDLGALGENTIAIDCDVLQADGGTRTAAITGAYVALSDAVTYLAAAGRLSDPRPLSCAIAAVSVGVVDGRVRVDLPYTEDSRAEVDMNVVATDTGTLVEIQGTGEGATFPRSTLDKMLDLAMASCEELFTIQRTALELPYPGVLPEPSGPAKKAFGS from the coding sequence GTGTCCAGACGAGAAGACGGCCGCCTCGACGACGAGCTGAGGCCAGTGGTCATCACCCGCGGTTTCACCAGCCATCCCGCCGGTTCGGTGTTGGTGCAGTTCGGCCAGACCCGGGTCATGTGCACCGCATCGGTGACCGAGGGCGTGCCGCGCTGGCGGAAGGGGACGGGTCAGGGCTGGCTGACCGCCGAGTACGCCATGCTGCCCGCGGCCACCCATGAGCGCTCCGGCCGGGAGTCGGTCAAGGGCAAGGTCGGCGGCCGTACCCAGGAGATCAGCCGACTCGTCGGGCGATCGCTGCGCGCGTGCATCGACCTCGGCGCGCTGGGGGAGAACACCATCGCCATCGACTGCGATGTCCTGCAGGCCGACGGTGGCACCCGCACCGCCGCGATCACCGGCGCCTACGTGGCGCTCTCCGATGCCGTGACGTATCTGGCCGCGGCGGGCCGGCTGTCCGATCCGCGCCCGCTGTCCTGCGCCATCGCCGCGGTGTCGGTGGGCGTCGTCGACGGACGGGTCCGGGTGGATCTGCCCTACACCGAGGACTCTCGTGCCGAGGTCGACATGAACGTCGTCGCCACCGACACCGGCACCCTGGTGGAGATCCAGGGCACCGGCGAGGGCGCGACGTTCCCGCGTTCGACGCTGGACAAGATGCTCGACCTGGCGATGGCGTCCTGCGAGGAACTGTTCACCATCCAGCGCACGGCGCTGGAGCTGCCCTACCCCGGTGTGCTGCCGGAGCCCAGCGGCCCGGCGAAGAAGGCGTTCGGAAGCTGA
- a CDS encoding cyclic nucleotide-degrading phosphodiesterase, with protein sequence MRVTVLGCSGSVVGPDSPASGYLLTEPDTTPMVLDFGGGVLGALQRHADPGAVNVLLSHLHADHCLDMPGLFVWRRYHPNPPEGRAMLFGPSHTWERLGAASSPEGGEIDDISDIFEVQSWVDGRPVALGALTVEPRLVCHPTESYGMRFTDRDGVTFAYSGDTGICDAVVELARGVDMFLCEASWTHSPDRPPNLHLSGTEAGQIAARAGVGELLLTHIPPWTSREDVISEAKAEFDGPVHAVVCGETFDVTRH encoded by the coding sequence GTGCGAGTCACCGTACTGGGATGTTCCGGCAGTGTTGTCGGCCCCGACTCGCCCGCGTCCGGATATCTGCTGACCGAACCCGACACCACGCCGATGGTCCTGGATTTCGGCGGTGGGGTGCTCGGCGCACTGCAGCGCCATGCCGACCCCGGGGCGGTGAACGTGCTGCTGTCGCACCTGCACGCCGATCACTGCCTGGACATGCCCGGCCTGTTCGTCTGGCGGCGTTATCACCCGAACCCGCCCGAGGGGCGCGCGATGCTGTTCGGTCCGTCGCACACCTGGGAACGTCTCGGCGCGGCGTCCTCGCCCGAGGGCGGCGAGATCGACGACATCTCCGACATTTTCGAGGTGCAGTCCTGGGTGGACGGCCGCCCGGTGGCGCTGGGGGCGCTGACCGTCGAGCCGCGCCTGGTCTGCCATCCCACCGAGTCCTACGGCATGCGCTTCACCGACCGCGACGGCGTCACGTTCGCCTACAGCGGTGACACCGGCATCTGCGACGCCGTCGTCGAACTGGCCCGCGGAGTCGACATGTTCCTGTGCGAGGCCTCCTGGACGCACTCGCCCGACCGTCCGCCGAACCTGCATCTGTCCGGTACCGAGGCCGGCCAGATCGCCGCCCGTGCCGGGGTGGGCGAGCTGCTGCTCACCCACATTCCGCCATGGACATCACGCGAGGACGTCATCAGCGAGGCCAAGGCCGAGTTCGACGGTCCGGTGCACGCGGTGGTGTGCGGCGAGACCTTCGATGTGACGCGACACTGA
- a CDS encoding Mov34/MPN/PAD-1 family protein has protein sequence MVAHARADHPDEACGVIAGPEGSDRPQRFIQMVNAERSPTFYRFDSMEHLRVWRSMDEADEVPVVIYHSHTGTEAYPSRTDVSIAAEPDAHYVLISTRDPEEHELRSFRILDGVVTEEPVSIVEQYG, from the coding sequence ATGGTCGCCCACGCGCGCGCCGACCATCCCGACGAAGCCTGTGGGGTGATCGCCGGGCCGGAGGGTTCGGATCGACCGCAGCGATTCATCCAGATGGTCAACGCCGAGCGGTCCCCGACGTTCTACCGATTCGACTCCATGGAGCACCTGCGGGTGTGGCGGTCGATGGACGAGGCCGACGAGGTGCCCGTGGTGATCTACCACTCGCACACCGGCACCGAGGCCTACCCGAGCCGCACGGACGTCTCGATCGCCGCGGAGCCGGACGCGCATTACGTGCTCATCTCCACCCGCGACCCCGAGGAGCATGAACTTCGCAGCTTTCGCATCCTCGACGGCGTCGTCACCGAAGAACCTGTCAGCATCGTCGAGCAGTACGGATAA
- a CDS encoding MoaD/ThiS family protein, whose protein sequence is MSVVVSIPTILRTHTGGEKRVNAAGGTLGAVIADLEANYSGISERLVDPANPGKLHRFVNIYVNDEDVRFSGGLETAIADGDSVTILPAVAGG, encoded by the coding sequence GTGTCAGTAGTCGTGTCGATTCCCACCATCTTGCGCACCCACACCGGCGGGGAGAAGCGGGTGAACGCCGCCGGCGGCACCCTGGGGGCCGTGATCGCCGACCTGGAGGCCAACTACTCCGGCATCTCGGAGCGCCTCGTCGACCCCGCCAATCCCGGCAAGCTGCACCGCTTCGTCAACATCTACGTCAACGACGAGGACGTCCGGTTTTCCGGCGGCCTGGAAACCGCCATCGCCGACGGTGATTCGGTGACGATCCTGCCCGCCGTCGCAGGTGGCTAG
- a CDS encoding serine/threonine-protein kinase, translating into MTVPRVGQMFGPYQLQALMGVGGMGEVYRARDTTKGRVVALKLLRPELAVDPGFRERFRRESRVAAQLHEPHIIPVHDFGEIDGVLYIDMRLVDGLTLKDVLAQQGPLGPGRVAAIISQVGAALDAAHHNGLTHRDVKPENVLLTGDDFAYLVDFGIARAGGDSGLTSAGSAIGSCAYMAPERFTDGTVGPPADVYSLACLLYELLTGAPPFPTGDLTRLMSAHLTAPPPRPSALRPDIHPAFDDVVTWGLAKDPAHRCPSAGALAHATTAAATATPAAAAAAPTAIKPIPPQHLSAKSQPRSRPRTSVVLGLTGALALIALGTLAWLALDAPDPTSAGTPSTAAAQLDATSSVRTPTTRRVSTTAQIPRAGLPGSDAQGFRDHPGARCDSGQTPVALGLTSQSALVICQTSSGALLYRGVRLSDNAGIELAGAQPTGDGFDVVNPNDGTRYQIRATTLTIVTADGEVYTERMEQYASTL; encoded by the coding sequence ATGACCGTGCCCCGGGTCGGCCAGATGTTCGGCCCCTACCAGCTGCAGGCGCTGATGGGTGTCGGCGGTATGGGTGAGGTGTACCGCGCCCGCGACACCACCAAGGGCAGGGTGGTGGCGCTGAAGCTGCTGCGACCCGAGCTGGCCGTCGACCCGGGTTTCCGGGAGCGGTTCCGGCGCGAGTCCCGGGTGGCCGCCCAGCTGCACGAACCGCACATCATCCCGGTGCACGACTTCGGCGAGATCGACGGTGTGCTCTATATCGACATGCGACTGGTGGATGGCCTGACACTGAAAGATGTACTGGCCCAGCAGGGACCATTGGGCCCCGGCCGCGTGGCCGCGATCATCTCGCAGGTGGGCGCGGCACTCGATGCCGCACACCACAATGGCCTGACGCACCGCGACGTGAAGCCCGAGAACGTGCTCCTCACCGGAGACGACTTCGCGTACCTGGTCGATTTCGGTATCGCCAGGGCCGGCGGTGACAGCGGTCTGACCAGTGCGGGCTCGGCGATCGGGTCATGCGCCTACATGGCCCCCGAACGCTTCACCGACGGCACCGTGGGGCCACCGGCGGATGTCTACTCGCTGGCCTGTCTGCTCTACGAACTGCTCACCGGAGCGCCACCGTTTCCCACCGGTGACCTGACCCGACTGATGAGCGCTCACCTGACGGCACCGCCGCCGCGCCCGAGTGCGCTGCGACCCGATATCCACCCGGCATTCGATGATGTGGTGACCTGGGGCTTGGCCAAGGACCCGGCGCACCGGTGCCCGTCGGCGGGCGCGTTGGCACACGCCACCACCGCCGCGGCCACCGCCACCCCGGCCGCAGCAGCCGCGGCCCCGACGGCCATCAAACCGATACCACCACAGCATCTTTCGGCAAAATCGCAGCCGCGGAGTCGACCCCGCACCTCCGTGGTCCTCGGCCTGACCGGCGCGCTCGCCCTCATCGCTCTCGGCACGCTGGCCTGGCTCGCCCTGGACGCCCCGGACCCCACCAGCGCCGGCACGCCGTCGACCGCCGCCGCACAGCTCGACGCGACATCGAGTGTGCGCACCCCGACGACACGGCGGGTGAGCACCACAGCGCAGATCCCGCGCGCCGGTCTACCCGGTTCCGATGCCCAGGGTTTCCGCGATCACCCGGGCGCTCGATGCGACTCCGGCCAGACCCCGGTCGCCCTCGGTCTCACCAGTCAGTCCGCGCTGGTGATCTGCCAGACCAGCTCGGGCGCCCTGCTGTATCGCGGTGTCCGCCTGAGTGACAACGCCGGTATCGAATTGGCCGGCGCACAGCCCACCGGCGACGGCTTCGATGTCGTCAACCCCAATGACGGCACGCGCTACCAGATCCGGGCCACCACCCTGACCATCGTGACTGCCGACGGCGAGGTCTACACCGAGCGGATGGAGCAGTATGCGTCCACACTGTGA
- a CDS encoding cysteine synthase: MTRYDSLLQALGNTPLVGLQRLSPRWEADENGPHVRLWAKLEDRNPTGSIKDRPALRMIEQAERDGLIKPGDTLLEPTSGNTGISLAMAALLKGYRLVCVMPENTSIERRQLLELYGAKIIFSPAEGGSNTAVAHAKELAAQNPSWVMLYQYGNPANAAAHYEGTGPELLADLPEITHFVGGLGTTGTLMGTGRFLREHVPGIQIVAAEPRYGEGVYALRNIDEGFVPELYDPDILTTRFSVGAFDAIRRTRQIVEVEGIFAGISTGAILHAALGMAAKAMKAGERADIAFTVCDAGWKYLSTGAYAGSLDDAEDALEGQLWA; encoded by the coding sequence TTGACCCGATACGACTCGCTGCTGCAGGCACTGGGGAACACCCCGCTGGTCGGCCTGCAGCGGCTCTCGCCGCGCTGGGAGGCCGACGAGAACGGCCCGCATGTGCGGTTGTGGGCCAAGCTCGAGGACCGCAACCCCACCGGCTCCATCAAGGACCGGCCGGCATTGCGCATGATCGAACAGGCCGAGCGCGACGGGCTCATCAAGCCCGGCGACACGCTGCTCGAGCCGACGAGCGGCAACACCGGTATCTCGCTGGCGATGGCGGCACTGCTCAAGGGCTACCGGCTGGTCTGCGTGATGCCGGAGAACACCTCGATCGAGCGGCGTCAGCTCCTCGAGCTGTACGGGGCCAAGATCATCTTCAGTCCCGCCGAGGGCGGTTCGAACACGGCCGTGGCACACGCCAAAGAGCTTGCCGCGCAGAACCCTTCGTGGGTGATGCTGTACCAGTACGGCAACCCGGCCAACGCCGCCGCGCACTATGAGGGCACCGGGCCCGAACTGCTGGCCGACCTGCCGGAGATCACCCATTTCGTCGGCGGTCTCGGCACCACCGGCACACTGATGGGCACCGGCCGGTTCCTGCGCGAGCATGTGCCGGGAATCCAGATCGTGGCGGCCGAGCCGCGCTACGGCGAGGGTGTGTACGCCCTGCGCAACATCGACGAGGGTTTCGTGCCCGAGCTCTACGACCCGGACATCCTGACCACCCGCTTCTCGGTGGGGGCCTTCGACGCCATCAGGCGGACCCGCCAGATCGTGGAGGTCGAGGGCATCTTCGCCGGCATCTCCACCGGTGCGATCCTGCACGCGGCGCTGGGGATGGCGGCCAAGGCGATGAAGGCCGGCGAGCGTGCCGACATCGCGTTCACCGTGTGTGATGCGGGGTGGAAGTATCTGTCCACCGGCGCGTACGCCGGTAGCCTCGATGACGCAGAGGATGCGTTGGAAGGGCAACTGTGGGCATGA
- the rdgB gene encoding RdgB/HAM1 family non-canonical purine NTP pyrophosphatase — protein sequence MTRLLVASRNAKKLTELRRVLDAAGLTELTLLSLADVPPFEEAPETGATFEENALAKARDAYVATGIPTVADDSGLAVDALNGMPGVLSARWSGAHGNDVANLELLLGQLRDVPDERRGAAFVSACALVSDAQETVVRGEWAGAIARAPRGAGGFGYDPIFVPAGSELSAAELTPAQKDAASHRGRALALLVPALRALG from the coding sequence CTGACCCGGCTACTGGTTGCCTCGCGCAACGCGAAGAAGCTGACCGAGCTGCGCCGGGTGCTGGATGCGGCCGGGCTGACCGAGCTGACGCTGCTGTCACTGGCCGATGTGCCCCCGTTCGAGGAGGCACCCGAGACCGGCGCCACCTTCGAGGAGAACGCGTTGGCTAAGGCGCGCGACGCGTACGTCGCGACCGGGATCCCGACGGTGGCCGACGACTCGGGTCTGGCCGTCGACGCGCTCAACGGGATGCCGGGCGTGCTGTCGGCGCGGTGGTCCGGTGCGCACGGCAACGATGTGGCGAACCTGGAGCTGCTGCTGGGGCAGCTGCGCGATGTGCCCGACGAGCGGCGCGGCGCGGCGTTCGTCTCGGCGTGCGCGCTGGTTTCGGATGCCCAGGAGACGGTGGTCCGCGGCGAATGGGCCGGGGCGATCGCGCGTGCGCCACGCGGTGCCGGCGGGTTCGGCTATGACCCGATCTTCGTGCCGGCCGGTTCGGAACTCTCCGCGGCCGAGCTGACACCGGCGCAGAAGGACGCCGCGTCGCACCGCGGTCGGGCGCTGGCCCTGCTGGTGCCCGCGCTGCGCGCGCTGGGGTAG
- a CDS encoding DUF4333 domain-containing protein produces the protein MIDPNRYTLPPGAPTPHRAAPTRSGPDRRTVFIGAGVAVALVVVALGVWQLLFRDTTVIPLAQAEAGVREILTDPINGYGTNSISALRCNDGKDPSATKGASFTCAVEIDGTVRHVYVEFQDDKGTFAVDGPR, from the coding sequence GTGATCGACCCCAATCGCTACACCCTGCCCCCGGGCGCACCGACGCCACACCGCGCGGCACCCACACGATCCGGGCCCGATCGGCGCACCGTGTTCATCGGCGCCGGGGTCGCCGTCGCGCTGGTGGTCGTCGCCCTTGGCGTGTGGCAGTTGCTGTTCCGTGACACGACCGTCATCCCGCTCGCGCAGGCCGAGGCCGGGGTTCGTGAGATCCTGACCGACCCGATCAACGGTTACGGCACCAACAGCATCAGCGCGCTGCGCTGCAATGACGGCAAGGACCCGTCGGCGACCAAGGGCGCAAGCTTCACCTGTGCCGTGGAGATCGACGGCACGGTGCGCCACGTGTACGTCGAATTCCAGGACGACAAGGGCACATTCGCGGTCGACGGCCCACGCTGA
- a CDS encoding ammonium transporter, translated as MVLLMTPGLAIFYGGMVRSSGVLNMIMMSFIAIPVVTVTWVIAGYSLAFGPDAGGGLIGGLQHIGLSGIDLDAVRSNVPELLFVTFQLAFAILTAALVSGAIADRAKFSSWVLFVAAWTLLVYSPVAHWVWGPGGWLSSFGALDYAGGLVVEIVSGASALALALVLGPRIGFKSDAMRPHNLPFVLLGVGLLWFGWFGFNAGSAFAVDGKAAVIFLNTLLAGCLGMLGWLAVERFRDGHPTTFGAASGVVAGLVAITPSCGFVSPLGAIVVGIAAGVVCSFAIGWKFKAGYDDSLDVVGVHFVGGVVGTFLIGLLAAEMVSGGPQGLFYGGGITQVGKQTLAIAVVAVFAFAVSFALAKIIDMAVGFRVTREDELSGIDFTQHAETAYAEGVHGTPHKRPGA; from the coding sequence ATGGTCTTGTTGATGACCCCGGGACTGGCCATCTTCTACGGCGGCATGGTGCGCTCGTCCGGCGTACTCAACATGATCATGATGAGCTTCATCGCCATCCCGGTCGTCACCGTGACCTGGGTGATCGCCGGCTACAGCCTGGCCTTCGGCCCGGACGCCGGGGGCGGACTGATCGGCGGACTGCAACACATCGGGTTGTCCGGTATCGACCTGGATGCGGTCCGCTCGAACGTGCCCGAACTCCTGTTCGTCACCTTCCAGCTGGCCTTCGCGATCCTGACCGCCGCCCTGGTCAGCGGCGCCATCGCCGACCGTGCCAAATTCTCGTCCTGGGTGTTGTTCGTGGCCGCCTGGACCCTGCTGGTGTACTCGCCGGTGGCGCACTGGGTCTGGGGCCCCGGCGGCTGGCTCTCAAGCTTCGGCGCGCTGGATTACGCGGGCGGGCTGGTCGTCGAAATCGTCTCCGGAGCATCGGCTTTGGCGCTTGCCCTGGTGCTCGGGCCGCGCATCGGGTTCAAGTCCGACGCGATGCGTCCGCACAATCTGCCGTTCGTGCTGCTCGGTGTCGGCCTGCTGTGGTTCGGCTGGTTCGGATTCAACGCCGGGTCGGCGTTCGCCGTCGACGGCAAGGCCGCGGTCATCTTCCTGAACACCCTGTTGGCCGGATGTCTCGGCATGCTCGGCTGGCTGGCCGTGGAGCGGTTCCGGGACGGTCACCCGACCACCTTCGGCGCGGCGTCCGGCGTGGTGGCCGGGCTGGTCGCCATCACCCCCTCGTGCGGGTTCGTCTCTCCGCTCGGCGCCATCGTCGTCGGAATCGCCGCCGGGGTGGTCTGCTCATTTGCCATCGGCTGGAAGTTCAAGGCCGGCTACGACGATTCGCTCGACGTGGTCGGCGTGCACTTCGTCGGTGGTGTGGTGGGCACCTTCCTCATCGGATTGCTCGCCGCGGAGATGGTGTCGGGCGGGCCGCAGGGCCTGTTCTACGGCGGCGGGATCACCCAGGTGGGTAAGCAGACGCTCGCGATCGCGGTGGTCGCCGTGTTTGCGTTCGCGGTGTCGTTCGCGCTCGCCAAGATCATCGACATGGCGGTCGGGTTCCGGGTCACCCGTGAGGACGAACTGTCCGGCATCGACTTCACCCAGCACGCCGAGACCGCCTACGCCGAGGGAGTGCACGGGACACCGCACAAGCGTCCCGGCGCCTGA
- a CDS encoding rhomboid family intramembrane serine protease, whose protein sequence is MNLPVTPEPKKKPAWVVGGATIIGFVALLYVVEIVDTVTGHRLDNDGIRPLQTDGLWGILWAPLLHGGWPHLVANTVPALVLGFLMTLAGMGRFIGATAIIWVLGGFGTWLIGNIGAHCPYVGVQCTTNHIGASGLIFGWLTFLIVFGFFTRTAWEIIVGIIVALVYGGILLGVVPGTPGVSWQGHLCGAIAGFVAAYLLSGPERKARERRRTGTALGA, encoded by the coding sequence ATGAATCTCCCGGTCACCCCCGAGCCGAAGAAGAAGCCGGCCTGGGTGGTCGGCGGCGCGACGATCATCGGGTTCGTCGCGCTGCTGTACGTGGTGGAGATCGTGGACACCGTCACCGGGCACCGCCTCGACAACGACGGCATCCGCCCGCTGCAGACCGACGGGCTGTGGGGCATTCTGTGGGCGCCGCTGTTGCATGGCGGCTGGCCGCACCTGGTCGCCAACACCGTGCCCGCGCTGGTGCTCGGATTCCTGATGACCCTGGCCGGGATGGGGCGCTTCATCGGTGCCACCGCGATTATCTGGGTGCTCGGGGGTTTCGGGACCTGGCTGATCGGCAATATCGGCGCGCACTGCCCCTATGTGGGCGTGCAGTGCACCACCAACCACATCGGGGCGTCTGGACTGATCTTTGGGTGGCTGACGTTTCTGATCGTCTTCGGCTTCTTCACCCGCACCGCCTGGGAGATCATCGTCGGCATCATCGTGGCGCTGGTGTACGGCGGCATCCTGCTCGGGGTCGTCCCCGGGACGCCGGGAGTGTCCTGGCAGGGCCATCTGTGCGGCGCGATCGCCGGGTTTGTCGCGGCGTACCTCCTGTCAGGACCGGAGCGCAAGGCTCGGGAGCGGCGGAGGACCGGCACGGCGCTGGGTGCCTGA
- a CDS encoding MFS transporter encodes MLAAVVSTEQRRPSSAHPGVLIAVLCAAGISVSLMQTLIIPLIPELPKLLHASGSNASWAITATLLTAAVTTPVFGRLGDLYGPKPMLILCASILVAGSVVSALSTSLIPFVIGRGLQGLGIPIIPLGISVLRASVPASRVGSAMGLMSSSLGVGGALGLPLSAAIAQQFSWHVLFWCAAGLGVVLLVLFVVLVPEVPASSNDRIDPLGALLLAIGLVTLLLGITKGRDWGWMSGVTVGMFGASVVVFAVFVMWQLHFDSPIVDLRTSIRPPVLLTNIASVGVGFAMFALTLIAPQVLELPTDTGYGLGMSMLEAGLWMAPGGLAMMVMAPIAARVAGARGPRFTLFAGCVIIAASYLSGLWLLGSGPQVLALNVLISVGVGFAYASMPALINAAVPMSETAAANGLNALARSLGTSISSAVLGAILAAMTMTAGGHEVPSLDGFRVALIVAASVSALSAVLTLLIPAVRQETEVTDRSASSRLVSGNARR; translated from the coding sequence ATGCTCGCGGCCGTGGTCTCCACCGAGCAGCGACGGCCGTCATCGGCCCATCCCGGCGTTCTGATCGCCGTGTTGTGCGCGGCCGGTATCAGCGTCTCGCTGATGCAGACCCTGATCATCCCGCTCATTCCTGAGCTACCGAAGCTGTTGCACGCCAGCGGTTCCAACGCGTCCTGGGCCATCACCGCCACGCTGCTGACCGCGGCGGTCACCACCCCGGTGTTCGGGCGCCTCGGCGATCTCTACGGCCCGAAACCCATGCTGATCCTCTGCGCCTCGATATTGGTCGCCGGTTCGGTGGTGTCGGCGCTGAGCACCTCGCTCATCCCGTTCGTGATCGGGCGCGGGCTGCAGGGGCTGGGCATCCCGATCATCCCGCTGGGCATCAGTGTGCTGCGGGCCTCGGTGCCCGCGAGCCGGGTCGGCAGCGCGATGGGCTTGATGAGTTCCTCGCTGGGGGTCGGTGGCGCGCTCGGATTGCCGCTCTCGGCCGCGATCGCCCAGCAGTTCAGTTGGCACGTGTTGTTCTGGTGCGCCGCCGGTCTCGGCGTCGTGCTGCTGGTGCTCTTCGTCGTCCTGGTGCCCGAGGTGCCCGCGTCGTCGAACGACCGGATCGATCCGCTGGGTGCACTGCTGCTCGCCATCGGCCTGGTGACCCTGCTGCTCGGTATCACCAAGGGGCGGGACTGGGGCTGGATGTCGGGTGTCACCGTCGGGATGTTCGGCGCATCGGTGGTGGTGTTCGCCGTCTTCGTGATGTGGCAGCTGCACTTCGACTCACCGATCGTCGACTTGCGCACCTCGATCCGGCCGCCGGTATTGCTCACCAATATCGCCTCGGTCGGCGTGGGTTTCGCGATGTTCGCGCTGACGCTGATCGCGCCGCAGGTGCTGGAACTGCCCACCGACACGGGGTACGGCCTCGGGATGTCGATGCTGGAGGCGGGTCTGTGGATGGCGCCGGGTGGGCTGGCGATGATGGTGATGGCACCGATCGCCGCTCGGGTGGCCGGGGCTCGCGGCCCGCGTTTCACCCTGTTCGCCGGCTGCGTGATCATCGCCGCGTCCTACCTGTCCGGCCTCTGGCTGCTCGGCAGTGGTCCGCAGGTGCTCGCGCTCAACGTGCTCATCAGCGTCGGCGTGGGCTTCGCCTACGCGTCGATGCCCGCGCTGATCAACGCCGCCGTCCCGATGTCGGAGACCGCGGCCGCCAACGGTCTCAACGCGTTGGCGCGCTCGCTGGGCACGTCGATCTCCAGTGCGGTGCTCGGCGCCATCCTGGCGGCGATGACGATGACCGCGGGTGGGCACGAGGTGCCGAGCCTGGACGGGTTCCGGGTCGCGCTGATCGTCGCGGCGTCGGTGTCCGCATTGTCCGCGGTGCTGACGCTGTTGATCCCGGCGGTGCGTCAGGAAACCGAGGTCACAGACCGAAGCGCTTCTTCACGTCTTGTGTCTGGAAATGCTCGACGATGA
- a CDS encoding DUF3817 domain-containing protein, whose protein sequence is MSTPETPAPADSQEPLVPLSSIQKALASYRVLAWATGLWLIALCYEMVRKYGFGDDSLSWIAVVHGWVYFAYLIATANLAVKVRWPLGRALGTLISGTVPVLGLIVEHFQTQDVKKRFGL, encoded by the coding sequence ATGAGCACGCCCGAGACCCCCGCCCCCGCTGACAGCCAGGAGCCGCTGGTTCCACTGTCATCCATCCAGAAGGCGCTGGCCAGCTACCGGGTGCTGGCCTGGGCGACCGGACTCTGGCTCATCGCGCTCTGCTACGAGATGGTGCGCAAATACGGGTTCGGCGACGACTCGCTGAGCTGGATCGCCGTGGTGCACGGCTGGGTGTACTTCGCCTACCTGATCGCCACCGCGAACCTGGCGGTGAAGGTCCGCTGGCCGCTGGGCCGCGCACTCGGCACCCTGATCTCCGGGACCGTTCCCGTCCTGGGCCTCATCGTCGAGCATTTCCAGACACAAGACGTGAAGAAGCGCTTCGGTCTGTGA